In Burkholderia sp. NRF60-BP8, a single window of DNA contains:
- a CDS encoding alpha/beta hydrolase, whose translation MSRTYADQPVWRAMQAFLPPDFQWAADRQPDEQWWRWRGHRLHLDTYRNPRAQVKVILFHGVGTNGRQMSMIVGEQLARRGYETIAVDMPEYGMTEVARGALVRYDDWVRAGSDLIDAERAKDDRPIVLYGLSAGGMLTYHVAALNGKVDGIVGMTFLDQRLQQVRDETARNLFMSRVGGPMTHFAAKTPLRAMRIPMSLASKMHALVNRDDALKVWMSDRTSAGNAMTMAFLDSYMSYRPVVEPEDFSVCPILLTQPAADRWTPLHLSEPFLARVRHVPVKVEMLENAGHYPLEQPGLSQMVEAIDAFYRDVTTRHADPSALA comes from the coding sequence ATGTCCAGGACCTATGCAGATCAGCCCGTCTGGCGCGCCATGCAGGCGTTCCTGCCGCCCGACTTCCAGTGGGCGGCCGATCGCCAGCCCGACGAGCAATGGTGGCGCTGGAGGGGCCATCGTCTTCATCTCGATACGTATCGCAATCCCCGCGCGCAGGTGAAGGTGATCCTGTTCCATGGCGTCGGCACGAACGGACGGCAGATGTCGATGATCGTCGGCGAGCAGTTGGCACGCCGCGGCTACGAGACGATCGCGGTCGACATGCCCGAATACGGGATGACCGAAGTGGCGCGCGGCGCGCTGGTGCGCTACGACGACTGGGTGCGCGCCGGCAGCGACCTGATCGACGCGGAGCGCGCGAAGGACGATCGGCCGATCGTGCTGTACGGGTTGAGCGCGGGCGGCATGCTGACGTACCACGTCGCCGCGCTGAACGGGAAAGTCGACGGCATCGTCGGCATGACCTTTCTCGACCAGCGCCTGCAGCAGGTGCGCGACGAAACCGCGCGCAATCTGTTCATGAGCCGCGTCGGTGGCCCGATGACGCACTTCGCCGCGAAGACGCCGCTGCGCGCCATGCGCATCCCGATGTCGCTCGCGAGCAAGATGCACGCGCTCGTGAACCGCGACGACGCGCTGAAGGTATGGATGTCCGACCGGACCTCGGCCGGCAACGCGATGACGATGGCGTTCCTCGATTCCTACATGTCGTACCGGCCAGTGGTCGAACCGGAGGATTTTTCCGTGTGCCCGATCCTGCTCACGCAACCGGCCGCGGATCGCTGGACGCCGCTGCATCTGAGCGAGCCGTTCCTCGCGCGGGTTCGCCACGTGCCGGTCAAGGTCGAGATGCTGGAGAACGCCGGTCACTATCCGCTCGAACAGCCGGGACTGTCGCAGATGGTCGAAGCGATCGACGCGTTCTATCGTGACGTGACGACGCGGCACGCCGATCCGAGCGCGCTCGCCTGA
- a CDS encoding AraC family transcriptional regulator, producing the protein MNVWNFVRSPASVLLMIAFGRDRGIAPAALLKGSQLTLKQLADPDFTVLAAQERVVASNLLALAGDEPGVGLTVGLSYQLSAYGLLGYGLLSSATGMDAVALAGRYLALTYTFVGMTYRRAGRHGTIVFDAAPELSAPLQRFFVERAMGAACRVLRDVIGSAFTLATFDLAYDAEPGGRHVLGTPVRYRRPANAITFEHAHLERPLPQANAATAAMCERMCAELIARRRTRVDLVSFLNEYLSTRPFDRPPQLKDIATLLNTSERTLKRRLREEGACFRDISNAVRKARAQTLIAEGRLSIKEIADELGFSDISSFSQAYKRWTGVAPSVSRQAALGS; encoded by the coding sequence ATGAACGTCTGGAACTTTGTCCGCAGCCCGGCTTCAGTCCTGCTGATGATCGCGTTCGGGCGCGACCGCGGGATCGCGCCGGCCGCGCTGCTGAAGGGCTCGCAGCTCACGCTGAAGCAACTCGCCGATCCGGATTTCACGGTGCTGGCCGCGCAGGAACGGGTCGTCGCGTCGAACCTGCTCGCGCTGGCCGGCGACGAGCCGGGCGTGGGCTTGACGGTCGGCCTGTCGTACCAGCTTTCCGCCTACGGATTGCTCGGATACGGGCTGCTGAGCAGCGCGACCGGGATGGATGCGGTCGCGCTCGCGGGCCGGTATCTGGCTCTGACCTATACATTCGTCGGGATGACGTACCGTCGCGCGGGGCGGCACGGCACGATCGTGTTCGACGCGGCGCCGGAGTTGTCCGCGCCGCTGCAGCGCTTCTTCGTCGAGCGCGCGATGGGCGCCGCGTGCCGCGTGCTGCGCGACGTGATCGGCAGCGCGTTCACGCTCGCGACGTTCGACCTCGCGTACGACGCCGAACCCGGCGGCCGGCACGTGCTCGGCACGCCGGTCCGGTACCGGCGGCCGGCCAATGCGATCACGTTCGAGCATGCGCACCTCGAACGGCCGTTGCCGCAGGCCAATGCCGCGACGGCCGCGATGTGCGAGCGCATGTGCGCGGAGCTGATCGCGCGCCGGCGGACGCGGGTCGACCTCGTGTCGTTCCTGAACGAATACCTGTCCACGCGGCCGTTCGACCGGCCGCCGCAACTGAAGGACATCGCGACGCTGCTGAACACGAGCGAGCGCACGCTCAAGCGTCGGCTACGGGAGGAGGGTGCGTGTTTCCGCGACATCTCGAATGCGGTGCGCAAGGCGCGGGCGCAGACGCTGATTGCCGAAGGGCGACTGTCGATCAAGGAAATCGCGGACGAACTGGGGTTCAGCGACATCTCGTCGTTCTCGCAGGCGTACAAGCGCTGGACGGGCGTGGCGCCGAGCGTGTCGCGGCAGGCGGCGCTCGGTTCATAG
- a CDS encoding NAD(P)H-binding protein, translating to MKLLLIGATGLVGRHVLEVALADARVDQVVVLARRPLSPHPKMRALEVDFDRLPEAADWWRADAVICTLGTTMRVAGSQAAFRRVDHDYPLAVARLAHRHGTPTYVLNSALGADAASRIFYNRVKGEVEQALAGVGFDSLTYVRPGLIDGSRDEFRFVERLFVFALGAVGPVLPAKWRVNPAARIARAMLDAAIDARPGVQVIASDRLV from the coding sequence ATGAAACTGTTGCTCATCGGCGCGACCGGGCTCGTCGGGCGCCACGTCCTCGAAGTCGCGCTCGCCGACGCGCGGGTGGACCAGGTCGTCGTGCTCGCGCGCCGGCCGTTGTCGCCGCATCCGAAGATGCGCGCGCTGGAGGTCGACTTCGATCGACTGCCGGAGGCGGCCGACTGGTGGCGGGCCGATGCGGTGATCTGCACGCTCGGCACTACGATGCGCGTCGCGGGCTCGCAGGCCGCATTCCGCCGCGTCGATCACGACTATCCGCTCGCGGTCGCGCGGCTTGCGCACCGGCACGGCACGCCGACCTACGTGCTGAATTCCGCACTGGGCGCGGACGCCGCATCGCGCATCTTCTACAACCGCGTGAAGGGCGAGGTCGAACAGGCGCTCGCCGGCGTCGGGTTCGATTCGCTCACGTACGTGCGACCGGGCCTGATCGACGGCAGCCGCGACGAGTTCAGGTTCGTCGAGCGGCTGTTCGTGTTCGCGTTGGGCGCCGTCGGGCCGGTGCTGCCGGCCAAGTGGCGCGTGAATCCCGCGGCGCGGATTGCGCGCGCGATGCTCGACGCGGCGATCGACGCACGGCCGGGTGTGCAGGTCATCGCATCGGATCGGCTCGTCTGA
- a CDS encoding LysR family transcriptional regulator, which produces MLTRLRDMDVQLLRLFLTIVESGGFSAAQGTLGMAPSTISTQMAKLETRLGFRLCDRGKSGFRLTPKGERVLQSTRRLLHAMDVFTRDTQHVSGTLLGELRIGLSERLSPDVVESIAAAVGRFRERAPDVLIEMIAVPPDELERRLLKGELHLAIGYFSGHQAGLHYAPLFVEHQSLHCGARHPLFAKKTVSVNDIARASNVARLYKTNTSGAALRNTQPTAFSENVDADVIFILSGAHVGFLPDHVAAPWVAAGKMRRLLASKLSHAVEFQLATPRNSDGSEALDAFTAALAEQFGALDANADG; this is translated from the coding sequence ATGCTGACCCGACTCAGAGACATGGATGTGCAGTTGCTGCGGCTCTTTCTGACGATCGTCGAAAGCGGCGGCTTCAGCGCCGCGCAGGGTACGCTCGGCATGGCGCCGTCCACGATCAGCACGCAGATGGCCAAGCTCGAGACGCGGCTCGGGTTCCGGCTCTGCGATCGCGGTAAAAGCGGCTTCCGGCTGACGCCGAAGGGCGAACGCGTGCTGCAGTCGACACGCCGGCTCCTGCACGCGATGGACGTGTTCACGCGCGACACGCAGCACGTATCGGGCACGTTGCTCGGCGAATTGCGCATCGGCCTGTCCGAGCGGCTCTCCCCCGACGTCGTCGAATCGATCGCGGCGGCCGTCGGGCGCTTTCGCGAGCGCGCGCCGGACGTGCTGATCGAAATGATCGCGGTGCCGCCCGACGAGCTGGAACGCCGACTGCTGAAAGGCGAACTGCACCTCGCGATCGGCTATTTCTCCGGCCATCAGGCCGGCCTGCACTACGCGCCGCTGTTCGTCGAGCATCAGTCGCTGCATTGCGGCGCCCGCCATCCGCTGTTCGCGAAGAAAACCGTGTCGGTCAACGACATCGCCCGCGCGAGCAACGTCGCGCGGCTCTACAAGACGAACACGTCCGGGGCGGCGCTGCGCAACACGCAGCCGACCGCGTTTTCGGAAAACGTCGACGCCGACGTGATCTTCATCCTGTCGGGCGCGCATGTCGGCTTCCTGCCCGACCACGTCGCGGCGCCGTGGGTCGCCGCCGGGAAGATGCGCCGGCTGCTGGCGAGCAAGCTGAGCCACGCGGTCGAATTTCAGCTCGCGACACCGAGGAATTCCGACGGCAGCGAAGCGCTGGATGCGTTCACGGCGGCGCTCGCCGAGCAGTTCGGCGCGCTCGATGCGAACGCAGATGGTTAG
- the speB gene encoding agmatinase — protein sequence MSQNDFAFTRDSLYGTRAEPSFAGATSFMRRRFSRDLDGVDLAITGVPFDSAASHRPGTRFGPRGLRIASTGIAWERPWPWSFDPFDVLAAVDYGDCAFDLGQPESVPGAIERHADAILARGCAMLTLGGDHFITYPLLKAHAKVHGPLSLVHFDAHTDTWPDRGVKRIDHGTMFYHAAREGWVVPERSAQIGIRTTNDEPMGFDIQDARHVHGSTPAAVAARIRERVGDRPVYLTFDIDCLDPAFAPGTGTPVSGGLSSHQAFEILRHLDGIDLVGMDVVEVSPPYDHAEITSLAGATIALELICLYASRRRQKKDASIDG from the coding sequence ATGAGCCAGAACGATTTCGCGTTCACGCGCGACAGCCTCTACGGCACCCGGGCCGAACCGAGTTTCGCGGGCGCGACGAGCTTCATGCGCCGGCGTTTCAGCCGCGATCTCGACGGCGTCGATCTCGCGATCACCGGCGTGCCGTTCGATTCCGCCGCATCGCACCGTCCCGGCACGCGGTTCGGCCCGCGCGGGTTGCGGATCGCGTCGACGGGCATCGCGTGGGAGCGCCCGTGGCCGTGGTCGTTCGATCCGTTCGACGTGCTGGCCGCGGTCGATTACGGTGATTGCGCGTTCGATCTCGGGCAGCCCGAATCGGTGCCGGGCGCGATCGAGCGGCATGCCGACGCGATTCTCGCGCGTGGCTGCGCGATGCTGACGCTCGGCGGCGATCACTTCATCACGTATCCGCTGCTCAAGGCGCATGCGAAGGTGCACGGGCCGCTGTCGCTCGTGCATTTCGACGCGCACACCGACACGTGGCCCGACCGCGGCGTGAAGCGCATCGATCACGGGACGATGTTCTATCACGCGGCGCGGGAAGGGTGGGTCGTGCCCGAACGGTCGGCCCAGATCGGCATCCGCACGACCAACGACGAACCGATGGGGTTCGACATCCAGGATGCGCGCCACGTGCATGGGTCGACGCCCGCCGCGGTCGCCGCGCGCATTCGCGAGCGCGTCGGCGATCGTCCGGTGTACCTGACGTTCGACATCGACTGTCTCGATCCGGCGTTCGCGCCGGGCACCGGGACGCCGGTCTCGGGCGGCCTGTCGAGCCATCAGGCGTTCGAAATCCTGCGTCACCTCGACGGCATCGACCTGGTCGGTATGGACGTGGTCGAAGTGTCGCCGCCGTACGATCATGCGGAAATCACGTCGCTGGCCGGTGCGACGATCGCGCTGGAGCTGATCTGCCTGTATGCGTCGCGCCGGCGGCAGAAAAAGGACGCGTCGATCGATGGATGA
- a CDS encoding GNAT family N-acetyltransferase, which translates to MDDLTWRKAVPGDAAECIALRARTRENAFTEAQLRALGITVESWDDGIRDGLFSGHVCCARGCMVGYCFGNTVSGEIVVLAMLPEYEGAGIGKRLLRHVIDDFAANGITSLFLGCSTDPASRAYGFYRHLGWTPTGELDDAGDEILTFQVGQRG; encoded by the coding sequence ATGGATGACCTCACCTGGCGCAAGGCCGTTCCCGGCGACGCCGCCGAATGCATCGCGCTGCGGGCACGCACCCGCGAGAACGCGTTCACCGAAGCGCAGTTGCGCGCGCTCGGCATCACCGTCGAAAGCTGGGACGACGGTATCCGCGACGGGCTGTTCTCGGGCCACGTGTGCTGCGCGCGCGGATGCATGGTCGGCTACTGCTTCGGCAACACCGTCTCGGGCGAGATCGTCGTGCTCGCGATGCTGCCCGAGTACGAAGGAGCGGGAATCGGCAAGCGGTTGCTGCGGCATGTGATCGACGATTTCGCGGCGAACGGCATCACGTCGCTGTTTCTCGGCTGCTCGACCGATCCCGCGTCGCGCGCGTACGGGTTTTATCGTCACCTCGGCTGGACGCCGACCGGCGAGCTGGACGACGCGGGGGACGAGATCCTCACGTTTCAGGTCGGGCAGCGCGGCTGA